One segment of Zymoseptoria tritici IPO323 chromosome 2, whole genome shotgun sequence DNA contains the following:
- the GTF2401 gene encoding transcription factor TFIID complex (TATA-binding protein, general transcription factor that interacts with other factors to form the preinitiation complex at promoters) has product MDQVYISHPQNAAEAKQFAAPQSLSFPGAQGHLTPPNESQQASKNGMNGQQQGGNAVQPAQGNGVTPATPAATPGQAGTGVSGIVPTLQNIVATVNLDCRLDLKTIALHARNAEYNPKRFAAVIMRIREPKTTALIFASGKMVVTGAKSEDDSKLASRKYARIIQKLGFNAKFTDFKIQNIVGSCDIKFPIRLEGLASRHHMFSSYEPELFPGLIYRMMKPKIVLLIFVSGKIVLTGAKVREEIYQAFELIYPVLSDFRKT; this is encoded by the exons ATGGATCAGGTCTACATCAGTCACCCGCAGAACGCGGCCGAGGCCAAGCAGTTCGCTGCGCCTCAGTCACTGTCCTTTCCCGGCGCGCAAGGCCACTTGACACCTCCAAACGAGTCGCAACAGGCGTCCAAGAATGGCATGAATGGACAACAGCAAGGAGGGAATGCCGTGCAACCCGCACAAGGCAATGGGGTGACTCCCGCAACTCCAGCTGCCACACCAGGACAAGCCGGGACCGGGGTGTCTG GTATCGTGCCCACGCTGCAGAACATCGTCGCGACCGTGAATCTCGACTGTCGGTTGGATCTCAAGACCATCGCCTTGCACGCTCGAAACGCAGAGTACAATCCGAAGCGTTTCGCAGCCGTCATCATGCGCATTCGAGAACCCAAAACCACGGCGCTCATCTTCGCTTCCGGCAAGATGGTCGTGACGGGTGCCAAGTCGGAGGATGATAGCAAGTTGGCCAGCCGCAAATATGCGCGCATCATTCAGAAGCTCGGCTTCAATGCCAAGTTCACGGACTTTAAGATTCAGAACATCGTCGGCAGCTGCGACATCAAGTTTCCTATCCGTCTGGAGGGCTTGGCCAGCCGCCATCACATGTTCTCGTCTTACGAG CCTGAACTCTTCCCTGGTCTCATCTACCGCATGATGAAGCCGAAAATTGTgctcctcatcttcgtctccgGCAAGATCGTCCTCACCGGCGCCAAAGTCCGCGAGGAGATCTACCAGGCCTTCGAGCTCATCTACCCCGTGCTCTCCGACTTCCGCAAGACCTAG
- the ARP2402 gene encoding actin-related protein, ARP5 class (Actin-related protein; similar to the Saccharomyces cerevisiae ARP5 protein which is localized predominantly to the nucleus during interphase and may be involved in chromatin remodeling): MPHYTLPIQTQSGINSPKGPPSHIYNVSDPPYQGQLPADRHAYSQTTSDTAIVIDNGSSSVRAGWQTDATPRLQFPPLMARYTDRKLNRKLMFIGSEIYFDGTARGQAKNVYEPGSNIVNNWDVQEGVLDYIFLKLGIDGSKGAVDRPVVMTEPLANLGYTRKVMSEILFELYNVPSVAYGVDSLFSYDYNGGNTGLVVSSANMSTHLIPVVDKQPLISHATRLDWGRSHCVEYLQRLLKTKYPGLLTSGKVTDTQIEDLVRQHCYVSQNYDQETVKMLEWTGLEDRDHIVQLPFTEKEVIQKTEEEIKRAEEKRREGGRRLQEQAAKMRLEKLVRKEQELEYFKQLQGQVQEATTKKEIRSLLEEDEFKDEAQLDRKIKEMEKSIRKQRNKDVGDLEEEAEEPPTYPLLDVPDDDLDEDDLKAKRQQRLMKANHDARARAKAEKDAEKARQAEIQRLDDERREADLESWVEERRAARQAAVQKIKERDRLKADLGNRKSQASQMRMKHIANLASDTPTGRKRRRGGGDDDGFGADDADWAIYREIQAGKDDDEDDEEEDLSATLKSIEAQLLKYDPDFTEQSTQEAQRDWTKSLLHSFVRGPWPFDAESAREANQFHLNVERIRVPEVVFQPGIAGVDQAGIVEIAEDILTQRLANHPARDGILKDVFVTGGYTLFKGFEERLRDELRAVLPVEAELGVRRAKDPVLDAWRGAARWAARGEGRGSFVTRGEWEEKGGEYIREHNLGNVYS, translated from the coding sequence ATGCCTCACTACACCCTCCCCATCCAGACCCAATCTGGCATCAACTCTCCCAAAGGACCACCTTCTCACATCTACAACGTCAGCGATCCTCCATACCAAGGCCAACTTCCCGCCGACCGACACGCCTACTCGCAAACCACCTCCGACACAGCAATAGTCATCGACAATGGCTCCTCTTCCGTCCGCGCCGGCTGGCAGACCGACGCGACTCCCCGCCTGCAATTCCCACCGCTCATGGCGCGCTATACCGACCGGAAATTGAATCGCAAACTCATGTTCATCGGAAGTGAGATCTACTTTGACGGCACGGCGCGTGGACAGGCGAAGAATGTGTATGAGCCGGGGAGCAACATTGTCAATAACTGGGATGTGCAGGAGGGGGTGTTGGACTACATTTTCTTGAAGCTGGGCATTGATGGGTCAAAGGGAGCGGTCGACCGGCCGGTGGTCATGACGGAGCCGCTGGCAAATTTGGGCTATACGAGGAAGGTCATGAGTGAGATTCTCTTTGAGCTGTATAATGTGCCGAGCGTGGCGTATGGTGTGGACTCGCTATTTAGTTATGACTACAATGGTGGGAACACGGGGTTGGTCGTTTCGAGCGCGAATATGAGCACGCATTTGATACCGGTGGTGGACAAGCAACCGCTCATCAGTCATGCGACACGCCTGGACTGGGGACGATCACATTGCGTGGAGTACCTGCAGAGGCTTCTGAAGACGAAGTACCCAGGACTTCTCACCTCTGGTAAGGTCACAGATACACAGATTGAGGATCTTGTGCGGCAACATTGCTACGTCAGCCAGAATTACGACCAGGAGACCGTGAAGATGCTGGAGTGGACAGGCTTGGAGGATCGTGATCACATCGTGCAGCTTCCATTCACCGAGAAGGAGGTGATCCAAAAGACGGAAGAGGAAATCAAGCGggcagaggagaagagacGAGAGGGTGGAAGAAGGCTACAAGAACAAGCAGCGAAGATGCGTCTGGAGAAGCTGGTCAGGAAAGAGCAAGAGCTTGAGTACTTCAAGCAGCTGCAAGGACAAGTACAAGAAGCAACGACAAAGAAGGAGATCAGATCATTactggaagaagatgagtTCAAAGATGAAGCCCAGCTCGACCGCAAAATCAAGGAAATGGAAAAGAGCATCCGCAAGCAACGCAACAAAGACGTCGGCGAtcttgaagaagaagccgaagaacCACCAACTTACCCTCTCCTCGACGTCCCCGATGATGACCTAGACGAAGACGACCTAAAAGCCAAACGTCAACAACGCCTCATGAAAGCCAACCACGACGCCCGAGCACGAGccaaagcggagaaggacgcCGAAAAAGCACGACAAGCAGAAATCCAACGTCTCGACGACGAACGACGCGAAGCCGACCTCGAATCCTGGGTCGAAGAACGTCGCGCCGCTCGACAAGCCGCAGTGCAAAAAATCAAAGAGCGCGACCGCCTGAAAGCCGACCTCGGCAACCGCAAATCCCAAGCCAGTCAAATGCGAATGAAACATATCGCCAACCTCGCCTCCGACACACCAACGGGCCGCAAACGCCgccgcggcggaggcgacgacgatggttTCGGCGCCGACGACGCGGACTGGGCGATTTACCGCGAAATCCAAGCGGGcaaagacgacgacgaggatgacgaagaagaagacctctccGCCACGCTCAAGAGCATCGAAGCGCAATTACTGAAATACGACCCGGACTTCACCGAGCAAAGCACACAAGAAGCCCAACGAGACTGGACAAAGTCTCTCCTCCACTCCTTCGTCCGCGGACCCTGGCCGTTCGACGCCGAAAGCGCGCGCGAAGCAAACCAATTCCACCTCAACGTCGAGCGGATCCGCGTGCCCGAAGTCGTGTTCCAACCGGGTATTGCGGGGGTGGACCAAGCGGGAATCGTGGAGATTGCAGAGGATATTCTCACGCAGCGACTCGCCAACCACCCCGCGCGAGATGGGATTCTGAAAGACGTGTTTGTGACAGGAGGATATACGCTGTTCAAGGGGTTTGAGGAGAGACTGCGGGATGAATTGAGGGCTGTGTTGCCGGTTGAGGCGGAGTTGGGGGTGAGAAGGGCGAAGGATCCGGTGTTGGATGCGTGGAGGGGGGCGGCGAGGTGGGCGGCGAggggggaggggagggggagtTTTGTGACGAGaggggagtgggaggagaagggagggGAGTATATCCGGGAGCACAATTTGGGGAATGTGTATTCGTAG